One genomic window of Leptospira johnsonii includes the following:
- the rpmG gene encoding 50S ribosomal protein L33, with amino-acid sequence MREIIKLSCQVCKKNSYFQTKNKKAKSEKLVTKKFCKFCRAHVEHKESKV; translated from the coding sequence ATGAGAGAGATCATTAAGCTTTCTTGCCAGGTTTGTAAGAAAAATTCTTACTTCCAGACAAAGAACAAAAAGGCGAAATCCGAGAAGTTGGTAACGAAAAAATTTTGTAAATTTTGCCGTGCCCACGTCGAACATAAGGAATCCAAGGTATAA
- a CDS encoding TraR/DksA family transcriptional regulator, which yields MVTKKAAYDKKVLSEISDLLMERKNSLLEKYAKWEDNSKPSGLKEMGDIADIASEINEEMLSSVLTESEIETIREIDVALEKIEDGSYGICEGTGKKIPLARLKAIPWTRYTVEYAEAVSKHKASGKKGPLSTTLTGTYKIPSDPDSLDD from the coding sequence ATGGTGACTAAAAAAGCTGCATACGATAAAAAGGTCCTGAGCGAAATATCGGACCTTCTAATGGAGAGAAAAAACTCTCTATTGGAGAAGTATGCGAAGTGGGAAGATAATAGCAAACCTTCCGGCCTGAAAGAAATGGGAGATATCGCAGATATCGCGTCGGAAATCAACGAAGAGATGTTGAGTTCCGTTTTAACCGAGTCGGAGATCGAGACCATCCGAGAAATCGACGTGGCTCTCGAGAAGATCGAGGACGGTTCCTATGGCATTTGCGAGGGGACCGGCAAAAAAATTCCTTTAGCCAGACTGAAGGCAATCCCTTGGACTCGTTATACTGTAGAATACGCCGAGGCTGTTTCCAAACACAAGGCTTCCGGCAAAAAAGGTCCACTTTCCACTACCCTGACTGGGACCTATAAAATTCCGTCCGATCCAGATTCTCTGGACGATTAA